In Prunus dulcis chromosome 2, ALMONDv2, whole genome shotgun sequence, a single genomic region encodes these proteins:
- the LOC117620079 gene encoding pentatricopeptide repeat-containing protein At3g46790, chloroplastic isoform X1, which yields MAALAHALLGIPSRCGLCRAINPKEEFKVCAWGFSRTASSSGICISRVPRRKNGNLTGPWMLNAVQTLIVHNAPAQATVEIPVTYHQLIGVPDQAEKDEVVKSVTDLKTAQMDDGYTIDAVKSRQDLLMDVREKLIFGPEYSGNYKGKVPPKSSLRIPWAWLPAVLCLLQEVGEVKLVQDIGQAAVRHPDAKPYIHDLLLSMALAECATAKIGFEKNRVSQGFEALARAQCLLRSKKSLEKISLLSQIDKAKAICECLIASEGNDLKIAEAFCLFLLGQDNEAGIVEKLQKLDVNKNKLIQSLCKQGNLREALQFLPHEPNPSQQTYEILILSCTRHKSLSDGLDVHRHLVEGGWDQDPFLATKLIEMYSELDSIDNARKVFGKTRKRTIYMWNALFRALTLAGHGTEVLDLYQRMNALGVSSDRFTYTYAIKACVVSECLSSFLQKGKEIHGHILRHGYGAHVHVMTTLLDMYARFGCVSYAISVFDLMQIRNVVSWSAMIACYAKNGRPYEALELFREMILEAHDLLPNSVTMVSVLQACAALTALEQGRFLHGYILRRSLDSILPVMSTLITMYARCGKLDLGERVFSMMNKKDVVSWNSLISSYGVHGYGKKAIQIFEDMVYHGVSPSHISFVSVLGACSHAGLVEEGKMLFNSMVKEHGIYPSVEHYACMVDLLGRANRFDEAAKVIEDMRIEPGAKVWGALLGSCRIHCNVELAERASKRLFELEPRNAGNYVLLADIYAEAKMWDEVKKVKKLLEARELQKVPGRSWIEVKRKIYSFISVDEFNPQMEQLHALLAELSTEMKDRGYKPQTKVVLYDLDEEEKERIVLGHSEKLAVAFGLINTKRGETIRISKNLRLCEDCHYVTKFISKFADREILVRDVNRFHHFRDGVCSCGDYW from the exons ATGGCTGCTCTGGCTCACGCCCTGCTCGGCATTCCATCTCGGTGTGGTCTTTGCCGAGCCATTAATCCCAAGGAAGAATTCAAGGTCTGCGCTTGGGGGTTTTCCAGAACAGCAAGTAGCTCTGGAATCTGTATTTCTAGGGTTCCAAGGAGGAAGAATGGTAATCTCACCGGCCCTTGGATGCTGAATGCAGTTCAAACCCTCATCGTCCACAATGCTCCAGCTCAGGCCACTGTTGAAATCCCGGTTACCTATCACCAG CTTATTGGTGTTCCCGATCAAGCTGAGAAAGATGAGGTTGTTAAATCAGTAACGGATTTGAAGACTGCTCAAATGGATGATGGTTACACCATAGATGCTGTTAAATCTCGCCAG GATCTCTTAATGGATGTGAGAGAAAAGCTTATTTTTGGACCAGAATATTCTGGTAATTATAAGGGAAAGGTTCCACCTAAATCTTCCCTTCGAATCCCTTGGGCATGGTTGCCAGCTGTTCTTTGCCTGCTTCAAGAG GTTGGTGAAGTAAAGCTTGTGCAAGATATTGGTCAGGCAGCTGTTCGGCATCCAGATGCCAAGCCATATATTCACgatcttcttctttctatGGCACTAGCTGAG TGCGCAACTGCAAAGATTGGTTTTGAAAAGAACAGGGTGTCCCAAGGATTTGAAGCTCTTGCTCGTGCTCAGTGTCTTCTAAGGAGTAAAAAGTCTCTTGAGAAAATATCATTGTTATCTCAG ATTGACAAAGCTAAAGCTATATGTGAGTGTCTTATTGCATCAGAAGGTAATGATCTGAAAATTGCGGAAGCTTTTTGCCTGTTTCTTCTTGGTCAG GATAATGAGGCTGGAATTGTTGAAAAGCTTCAGAAGCTTGATgtgaacaaaaataagttAATACAGTCTCTATGTAAACAAGGAAACCTCAGAGAAGCCCTGCAATTCCTCCCACACGAGCCCAACCCGTCCCAACAGACCTATGAAATCTTAATACTCTCTTGCACCCGCCATAAATCTCTCTCTGATGGGCTTGACGTGCATCGCCACCTTGTAGAAGGTGGGTGGGACCAGGACCCTTTTCTGGCTACCAAACTCATAGAGATGTACTCAGAATTGGACTCTATTGACAATGCACGtaaggtgtttggtaaaacTCGTAAAAGAACTATTTATATGTGGAATGCACTCTTCAGAGCACTTACGTTGGCAGGTCATGGAACTGAGGTGCTAGATTTGTATCAACGAATGAATGCACTTGGGGTTTCATCTGATCGTTTTACTTATACGTATGCAATCAAAGCTTGTGTTGTCTCAGAGTGTTTGAGTTCATTCCTCCAGAAAGGGAAGGAGATTCATGGACATATTTTGCGGCATGGATATGGGGCACATGTTCATGTTATGACCACTTTGTTGGATATGTATGCGAGGTTCGGGTGTGTTTCTTATGCCATTAGTGTGTTTGATCTGATGCAGATTAGAAATGTAGTTTCATGGAGTGCTATGATTGCGTGCTATGCAAAGAATGGGAGGCCTTATGAAGCCTTGGAACTGTTTCGGGAAATGATACTTGAGGCCCATGATTTGTTACCCAATTCTGTGACAATGGTTAGTGTGCTTCAAGCTTGTGCAGCTCTTACTGCTCTGGAGCAAGGGAGGTTCCTTCATGGATATATCCTCAGAAGAAGTCTTGATTCAATCCTTCCAGTTATGAGTACCCTTATCACAATGTATGCCAGATGCGGTAAGCTTGACTTGGGTGAACGAGTTTTCAGCATGATGAATAAGAAGGATGTTGTTTCATGGAATTCTTTGATTTCAAGTTATGGCGTTCATGGATATGGAAAGAAGGcaattcaaatttttgaagacatggtcTATCATGGAGTATCACCGAGTCACATTTCATTCGTTAGTGTCTTGGGCGCGTGTAGTCACGCAGGTCTTGTTGAAGAGGGGAAGATGTTGTTTAATTCTATGGTAAAAGAACATGGAATATATCCCAGCGTTGAGCACTATGCTTGCATGGTGGATCTGCTTGGTCGTGCCAATCGGTTCGATGAAGCAGCCAAAGTCATAGAAGATATGCGGATTGAACCAGGTGCTAAGGTTTGGGGTGCTCTTCTTGGATCATGTAGAATACATTGTAATGTTGAGCTGGCGGAGAGAGCAAGTAAAAGGCTATTTGAGCTTGAGCCTAGGAATGCTGGGAATTATGTACTTCTAGCTGATATTTATGCTGAAGCCAAGATGTGGGATGAGGTAAAAAAAGTGAAGAAGCTTTTAGAAGCTCGAGAACTACAAAAGGTCCCAGGTCGGAGTTGGATTGAAGTTAAAAGGAAGATATACTCATTCATTTCGGTTGATGAGTTTAACCCACAGATGGAGCAGCTCCATGCATTGTTGGCTGAATTGTCAACAGAGATGAAGGACAGAGGATATAAGCCGCAAACTAAAGTTGTCCTATATGATCTTgatgaggaagagaaggaacgAATAGTATTAGGCCATAGTGAAAAATTAGCAGTTGCATTCGGACTCATAAATACCAAAAGGGGGGAAACTATTCGGATTTCCAAGAACTTGAGGTTATGCGAAGATTGTCACTATGTTACGAAGTTCATTTCCAAGTTTGCCGATAGAGAGATTCTGGTTCGAGATGTGAATCGCTTTCACCATTTCCGTGATGGGGTTTGTTCATGTGGGGATTATTGGTAG
- the LOC117620079 gene encoding pentatricopeptide repeat-containing protein At3g46790, chloroplastic isoform X2 has translation MLVMRFCFRSTKLSNTRRLIGVPDQAEKDEVVKSVTDLKTAQMDDGYTIDAVKSRQDLLMDVREKLIFGPEYSGNYKGKVPPKSSLRIPWAWLPAVLCLLQEVGEVKLVQDIGQAAVRHPDAKPYIHDLLLSMALAECATAKIGFEKNRVSQGFEALARAQCLLRSKKSLEKISLLSQIDKAKAICECLIASEGNDLKIAEAFCLFLLGQDNEAGIVEKLQKLDVNKNKLIQSLCKQGNLREALQFLPHEPNPSQQTYEILILSCTRHKSLSDGLDVHRHLVEGGWDQDPFLATKLIEMYSELDSIDNARKVFGKTRKRTIYMWNALFRALTLAGHGTEVLDLYQRMNALGVSSDRFTYTYAIKACVVSECLSSFLQKGKEIHGHILRHGYGAHVHVMTTLLDMYARFGCVSYAISVFDLMQIRNVVSWSAMIACYAKNGRPYEALELFREMILEAHDLLPNSVTMVSVLQACAALTALEQGRFLHGYILRRSLDSILPVMSTLITMYARCGKLDLGERVFSMMNKKDVVSWNSLISSYGVHGYGKKAIQIFEDMVYHGVSPSHISFVSVLGACSHAGLVEEGKMLFNSMVKEHGIYPSVEHYACMVDLLGRANRFDEAAKVIEDMRIEPGAKVWGALLGSCRIHCNVELAERASKRLFELEPRNAGNYVLLADIYAEAKMWDEVKKVKKLLEARELQKVPGRSWIEVKRKIYSFISVDEFNPQMEQLHALLAELSTEMKDRGYKPQTKVVLYDLDEEEKERIVLGHSEKLAVAFGLINTKRGETIRISKNLRLCEDCHYVTKFISKFADREILVRDVNRFHHFRDGVCSCGDYW, from the exons ATGCTTGTAATGCGATTCTGTTTTCGAAGCACTAAGCTAAGCAATACAAGAAGG CTTATTGGTGTTCCCGATCAAGCTGAGAAAGATGAGGTTGTTAAATCAGTAACGGATTTGAAGACTGCTCAAATGGATGATGGTTACACCATAGATGCTGTTAAATCTCGCCAG GATCTCTTAATGGATGTGAGAGAAAAGCTTATTTTTGGACCAGAATATTCTGGTAATTATAAGGGAAAGGTTCCACCTAAATCTTCCCTTCGAATCCCTTGGGCATGGTTGCCAGCTGTTCTTTGCCTGCTTCAAGAG GTTGGTGAAGTAAAGCTTGTGCAAGATATTGGTCAGGCAGCTGTTCGGCATCCAGATGCCAAGCCATATATTCACgatcttcttctttctatGGCACTAGCTGAG TGCGCAACTGCAAAGATTGGTTTTGAAAAGAACAGGGTGTCCCAAGGATTTGAAGCTCTTGCTCGTGCTCAGTGTCTTCTAAGGAGTAAAAAGTCTCTTGAGAAAATATCATTGTTATCTCAG ATTGACAAAGCTAAAGCTATATGTGAGTGTCTTATTGCATCAGAAGGTAATGATCTGAAAATTGCGGAAGCTTTTTGCCTGTTTCTTCTTGGTCAG GATAATGAGGCTGGAATTGTTGAAAAGCTTCAGAAGCTTGATgtgaacaaaaataagttAATACAGTCTCTATGTAAACAAGGAAACCTCAGAGAAGCCCTGCAATTCCTCCCACACGAGCCCAACCCGTCCCAACAGACCTATGAAATCTTAATACTCTCTTGCACCCGCCATAAATCTCTCTCTGATGGGCTTGACGTGCATCGCCACCTTGTAGAAGGTGGGTGGGACCAGGACCCTTTTCTGGCTACCAAACTCATAGAGATGTACTCAGAATTGGACTCTATTGACAATGCACGtaaggtgtttggtaaaacTCGTAAAAGAACTATTTATATGTGGAATGCACTCTTCAGAGCACTTACGTTGGCAGGTCATGGAACTGAGGTGCTAGATTTGTATCAACGAATGAATGCACTTGGGGTTTCATCTGATCGTTTTACTTATACGTATGCAATCAAAGCTTGTGTTGTCTCAGAGTGTTTGAGTTCATTCCTCCAGAAAGGGAAGGAGATTCATGGACATATTTTGCGGCATGGATATGGGGCACATGTTCATGTTATGACCACTTTGTTGGATATGTATGCGAGGTTCGGGTGTGTTTCTTATGCCATTAGTGTGTTTGATCTGATGCAGATTAGAAATGTAGTTTCATGGAGTGCTATGATTGCGTGCTATGCAAAGAATGGGAGGCCTTATGAAGCCTTGGAACTGTTTCGGGAAATGATACTTGAGGCCCATGATTTGTTACCCAATTCTGTGACAATGGTTAGTGTGCTTCAAGCTTGTGCAGCTCTTACTGCTCTGGAGCAAGGGAGGTTCCTTCATGGATATATCCTCAGAAGAAGTCTTGATTCAATCCTTCCAGTTATGAGTACCCTTATCACAATGTATGCCAGATGCGGTAAGCTTGACTTGGGTGAACGAGTTTTCAGCATGATGAATAAGAAGGATGTTGTTTCATGGAATTCTTTGATTTCAAGTTATGGCGTTCATGGATATGGAAAGAAGGcaattcaaatttttgaagacatggtcTATCATGGAGTATCACCGAGTCACATTTCATTCGTTAGTGTCTTGGGCGCGTGTAGTCACGCAGGTCTTGTTGAAGAGGGGAAGATGTTGTTTAATTCTATGGTAAAAGAACATGGAATATATCCCAGCGTTGAGCACTATGCTTGCATGGTGGATCTGCTTGGTCGTGCCAATCGGTTCGATGAAGCAGCCAAAGTCATAGAAGATATGCGGATTGAACCAGGTGCTAAGGTTTGGGGTGCTCTTCTTGGATCATGTAGAATACATTGTAATGTTGAGCTGGCGGAGAGAGCAAGTAAAAGGCTATTTGAGCTTGAGCCTAGGAATGCTGGGAATTATGTACTTCTAGCTGATATTTATGCTGAAGCCAAGATGTGGGATGAGGTAAAAAAAGTGAAGAAGCTTTTAGAAGCTCGAGAACTACAAAAGGTCCCAGGTCGGAGTTGGATTGAAGTTAAAAGGAAGATATACTCATTCATTTCGGTTGATGAGTTTAACCCACAGATGGAGCAGCTCCATGCATTGTTGGCTGAATTGTCAACAGAGATGAAGGACAGAGGATATAAGCCGCAAACTAAAGTTGTCCTATATGATCTTgatgaggaagagaaggaacgAATAGTATTAGGCCATAGTGAAAAATTAGCAGTTGCATTCGGACTCATAAATACCAAAAGGGGGGAAACTATTCGGATTTCCAAGAACTTGAGGTTATGCGAAGATTGTCACTATGTTACGAAGTTCATTTCCAAGTTTGCCGATAGAGAGATTCTGGTTCGAGATGTGAATCGCTTTCACCATTTCCGTGATGGGGTTTGTTCATGTGGGGATTATTGGTAG
- the LOC117620082 gene encoding tetraketide alpha-pyrone reductase 1-like: MSIEGKVVCVTGASGFIASWLVKLLLQRGYIVKATVRDPNDSKKTEHLLALDGAKERLHLFQADLMEEGSFDAAVDGCEGVFHTASPVLLSANNPQAELIDPAVKGTLNVLKSCVKFATVNRVVLTSSMAAVIVNGRPLTPDVVVDETWFSDPFFCENFKIAKWYVLSKTLAEEAAWKFAEGNGIDLVTINPSYVIGPLLQPSLNLTVEMILNLKNDIEDVNSSIYSCSDVRDVASAHVQAFEVPSANGRYCLVGHVTPMAKVLKILHELHPSLCPPEKYEEANPSEPTYQVSQEKAKSLGVNFLPLEVSLRDTVESLKEKGFLKV; encoded by the exons atgagCATAGAAGGGAAGGTGGTGTGTGTAACCGGAGCGTCTGGTTTCATAGCATCATGGCTGGTGAAGCTCTTATTACAGCGCGGTTACATTGTCAAAGCCACGGTTCGCGACCCAA ATGACTCAAAGAAAACAGAACACTTATTGGCACTTGATGGGGCAAAAGAAAGGCTGCATTTGTTCCAAGCAGATTTGATGGAAGAAGGATCTTTTGACGCTGCAGTTGATGGATGTGAAGGTGTTTTTCATACAGCATCCCCTGTTCTATTATCAGCCAATAACCCTCAG GCGGAATTAATTGACCCTGCAGTGAAGGGAACCCTTAATGTACTAAAATCGTGTGTAAAATTCGCTACCGTCAACAGGGTAGTTTTAACATCTTCTATGGCTGCAGTCATTGTCAATGGAAGACCATTGACCCCTGatgtggtggttgatgaaACATGGTTTTCGGATCCTTTTTTTTGTGAGAATTTTAAG ATCGCAAAATGGTATGTTCTTTCGAAAACTTTAGCTGAGGAAGCTGCTTGGAAATTTGCTGAAGGAAATGGAATTGACTTGGTCACCATAAATCCATCCTATGTGATTGGTCCACTCTTACAACCAAGCCTTAATCTCACTGTGGAGATGATTCTCAACCTCAAAAACG ATATTGAAGATGTAAACAGTTCAATTTATTCATGTAGTGATGTTAGAGATGTTGCCTCAGCTCATGTTCAAGCATTTGAGGTTCCTTCAGCTAATGGAAGATATTGTTTAGTTGGACATGTTACACCCATGGCCAAGGTTCTGAAGATTTTACATGAACTTCATCCCTCTCTGTGCCCACCTGAAAA ATATGAGGAGGCCAATCCTTCTGAACCCACATATCAAGTATCAcaggaaaaagcaaaaagtttGGGAGTTAATTTCCTTCCACTGGAAGTAAGTCTTAGGGACACTGTTGAAAGCCTCAAGGAGAAGGGCTTCCTCAAGGTTTGA
- the LOC117620080 gene encoding tetraketide alpha-pyrone reductase 1-like, with protein MNETRKVVCVTGASGFIASWLVKLLLERAYIVKATVRDPNDPKKTEHLLALEGAKERLHLFKADLLEEGSFDDVVDGCEGVFHTASPVILSSTDPQAELIDPAVKGTLNVLKSCVKFATVKRVVLTSSTAAVIFNGRPLTPDVVVDETWFSDPFVCENLKKWYVLSKTLAEEAAWKFAEGNGIDLVTINPSYVIGPLLQPSLNITVEMILNFKNDIEDVNSSIYSCSDVRDVASAHVQAFEVPSSNGRYCLVGHVTPMAKVMKILHELHPSLCPPEKYEEANPSEPTYQVSQEKAKSLGVNFLPLEVSLRDTVESLKEKGFLKV; from the exons ATGAACGAAACAAGGAAGGTGGTGTGCGTAACAGGAGCATCTGGTTTCATAGCATCCTGGCTGGTGAAGCTCTTACTGGAACGAGCTTATATTGTCAAAGCAACCGTCCGTGACCCAA ATGACCCGAAGAAAACAGAACACTTATTGGCACTTGAGGGGGCAAAAGAAAGGCTCCATTTGTTCAAAGCAGATTTGTTAGAAGAAGGATCTTTTGATGATGTTGTTGATGGATGTGAGGGTGTTTTTCATACAGCATCCCCTGTAATACTTTCATCCACTGACCCACAG GCAGAATTAATTGACCCTGCAGTGAAGGGAACCCTTAATGTTCTAAAATCGTGCGTAAAATTCGCTACCGTCAAGAGGGTAGTTTTAACATCTTCTACGGCTGCAGTCATATTCAATGGAAGACCATTGACCCCTGatgtggtggttgatgaaACATGGTTTTCAGATCCTTTTGTTTGTGAGAATTTGAAG AAATGGTATGTTCTTTCAAAAACTTTAGCTGAGGAAGCTGCTTGGAAATTTGCTGAAGGAAATGGGATTGACTTGGTTACCATAAATCCATCCTATGTGATTGGTCCACTCTTACAACCAAGCCTTAACATCACCGTGGAGATGATTCTCAACTTCAAAAACG ATATTGAAGATGTAAACAGTTCTATTTATTCATGTAGTGATGTTAGAGATGTTGCTTCAGCTCATGTTCAAGCATTTGAGGTTCCTTCATCTAATGGAAGATATTGTTTAGTTGGACATGTTACACCCATGGCCAAGGTTATGAAGATTTTACATGAACTTCATCCCTCTTTGTGCCCACCTGAAAA ATATGAGGAGGCCAATCCTTCTGAACCCACATATCAAGTATCAcaggaaaaagcaaaaagtttGGGAGTTAATTTCCTTCCACTGGAAGTAAGTCTTAGGGACACTGTTGAAAGCCTCAAGGAGAAGGGGTTCCTCAAGGTTTGA